From one bacterium genomic stretch:
- a CDS encoding PAS domain S-box protein codes for MGERAALRAAVLHMERYRSAIEAEVNRRLGRSEPPPETRSEIVRRFRTYCRLASISLDTARPSLDGLGGNSSTSLELAVSKAVEVACECDPAPEVAEALRDMESRFRTGVRRIMQPSESNRPKRSRKRRTPNAGKRVRGAIDRISDSFIALNLDTSRIFDVNPAAEALFGISAQKLLESTLSQFIAPQDQQCFEQLESRLDAGEESAPLELIFARPNGDFVPAQVAVANHMIAGKRLAIFTVRENSKALV; via the coding sequence ATGGGTGAGAGAGCAGCATTGCGAGCGGCGGTGCTCCATATGGAGCGCTATCGCTCGGCGATAGAAGCAGAAGTGAATCGCCGTCTGGGTCGTTCCGAGCCACCGCCGGAAACGCGCAGCGAGATCGTGCGACGTTTTCGCACGTATTGCCGTCTGGCCAGCATCAGCCTCGACACGGCCCGACCTTCTCTCGACGGTCTGGGTGGCAATTCATCGACTTCGCTCGAACTGGCCGTGAGCAAGGCGGTCGAGGTCGCGTGCGAGTGCGACCCAGCGCCCGAAGTTGCCGAGGCGCTTCGCGACATGGAATCGCGTTTCCGTACGGGTGTGCGCCGCATCATGCAGCCCAGCGAGTCCAATCGCCCCAAGCGAAGCCGCAAACGCCGCACGCCCAATGCGGGAAAGCGCGTGCGCGGCGCGATCGATCGCATCTCCGACTCGTTCATCGCGCTCAACCTCGACACGAGCAGAATTTTCGACGTCAATCCAGCAGCCGAGGCCCTTTTTGGAATCTCTGCCCAGAAACTGCTCGAATCGACGCTGTCCCAGTTCATCGCGCCCCAGGATCAGCAGTGCTTCGAACAACTCGAATCGCGCCTCGACGCGGGTGAGGAATCGGCCCCCCTCGAACTGATCTTCGCGCGGCCCAATGGCGACTTCGTACCGGCCCAGGTCGCAGTCGCCAACCACATGATCGCCGGCAAGCGCCTCGCCATCTTCACGGTGCGCGAGAACTCCAAGGCTTTGGTCTAG
- a CDS encoding competence/damage-inducible protein A produces the protein MSTAGIMIIGNEILSAKVEDENAPYLLKALRQQGVDVERVLVIADVVDTIAREVLAFSENYDYVLTSGGVGPTHDDVTMESIAKAFGTKLVIHERMEVLLRDALKGAEPNESQLKMCQMPEGSTLIESGDLWFPLVCMRNVYIFPGIPRLLQAKFESARDRFKGRQVFLRRVFVTCIESDIAQDLHDLLEDFPELMLGSYPRVTDTDYRTMLTLESRDKSYLTRAVDALVEKIPEGALLRVE, from the coding sequence ATGTCTACCGCCGGTATCATGATCATCGGAAACGAGATCCTCAGCGCCAAGGTAGAGGACGAGAACGCTCCCTATCTGCTGAAGGCCCTGCGCCAACAGGGGGTGGACGTCGAGCGCGTACTCGTGATCGCCGACGTAGTCGACACGATCGCCCGCGAAGTCCTCGCGTTTTCCGAGAACTACGACTACGTCCTGACATCGGGCGGTGTGGGGCCGACGCACGACGATGTGACCATGGAGTCGATCGCCAAGGCTTTCGGCACCAAGCTCGTGATCCACGAACGCATGGAAGTCCTTCTTCGCGATGCGCTCAAAGGCGCCGAACCGAACGAGAGCCAGTTGAAGATGTGTCAGATGCCCGAGGGATCGACACTGATCGAGAGCGGCGACCTCTGGTTTCCCCTGGTCTGCATGCGCAACGTTTACATCTTTCCGGGTATTCCGCGCTTGCTTCAGGCCAAGTTCGAATCGGCGCGCGATCGCTTCAAAGGCCGTCAGGTGTTCTTGCGCCGTGTGTTCGTCACTTGCATCGAGAGCGATATCGCCCAGGACCTGCACGATCTACTCGAGGACTTCCCGGAGTTGATGCTCGGCAGCTATCCGCGTGTGACCGACACCGACTACCGCACCATGTTGACGCTCGAATCGCGCGACAAGAGCTATCTGACGCGCGCCGTCGATGCGCTGGTCGAGAAAATTCCCGAAGGCGCTCTCCTACGCGTGGAGTAG
- a CDS encoding LLM class flavin-dependent oxidoreductase: protein MEFGMLHLFENPINKTEREIIKEQMELMTVAESLGFDSTWPAEHHFSEYGFCGSPQLSLAAIAERTSRIRLGTGVVVLPFHHPLRVAEDFAFLDQLSDGRVTLGLGRGYQPLEYRGFQVDQTASREIFSEGVEIIRQAWTQERVNFKGTHYCIEDLEVRPHPYQKPTPPMYSAVLSPESFRMAGRTGMNLMMSAAFGATPKQAQTGIAEYRAGREEAGLDPMGGKVACLLMVYVADSVDRAHKEFKDPVEWYYKTIAKYVANKGQVVKGYEMYSKTQALAGSLTFESLLGGTSMVCGDVDHCAERLSTLAESYGFDELLIWTRLGGLETKKVLRSMELLSDSVMPKVRKIRNS, encoded by the coding sequence GTGGAATTCGGCATGCTTCATCTGTTCGAGAACCCCATCAACAAGACCGAACGGGAGATCATCAAAGAGCAGATGGAGTTGATGACCGTGGCCGAGAGCCTGGGCTTCGACTCGACCTGGCCTGCAGAGCATCACTTCTCGGAGTACGGTTTCTGCGGCTCTCCCCAACTCAGTCTGGCGGCGATTGCAGAACGAACCTCTCGCATCCGGCTGGGCACCGGCGTCGTGGTCCTGCCCTTCCATCACCCGCTTCGTGTCGCCGAGGACTTCGCGTTTCTCGACCAGTTGAGCGATGGCCGGGTCACTCTGGGTCTGGGACGTGGCTATCAGCCACTCGAGTACCGGGGCTTCCAGGTCGACCAGACCGCATCCAGGGAGATCTTCAGCGAGGGCGTCGAGATCATCCGCCAGGCGTGGACGCAGGAGAGAGTCAACTTCAAGGGGACTCACTACTGCATCGAGGATCTCGAGGTTCGGCCACATCCGTATCAGAAGCCGACGCCGCCCATGTATTCGGCGGTCCTGTCGCCGGAGTCCTTCCGCATGGCGGGGCGAACCGGAATGAACCTGATGATGTCCGCTGCATTCGGCGCGACTCCAAAACAGGCACAAACCGGTATTGCCGAGTACCGGGCCGGCCGCGAAGAAGCCGGCCTCGACCCCATGGGTGGCAAGGTCGCGTGTTTGTTGATGGTGTACGTGGCCGACTCGGTCGATCGCGCACACAAGGAATTCAAGGATCCCGTCGAGTGGTACTACAAGACGATCGCGAAGTACGTGGCCAACAAAGGCCAGGTCGTGAAGGGTTACGAGATGTACAGCAAGACCCAGGCGCTCGCGGGCAGTCTCACCTTCGAGTCCCTCCTGGGGGGCACTTCGATGGTGTGCGGTGATGTCGACCATTGCGCCGAGCGGTTGAGCACTCTCGCGGAGTCTTATGGATTCGACGAGCTGCTGATCTGGACGCGCCTGGGCGGGCTGGAGACGAAGAAGGTGTTGCGCTCCATGGAGCTGCTGTCGGATTCGGTCATGCCAAAGGTGCGCAAGATCCGGAATTCGTAG
- a CDS encoding M20/M25/M40 family metallo-hydrolase — MKRVFIGLGVAALILVCVVVVRALPHADDASQAATSASLFDEQSSAAAVERFAASLRFETISHARESGIARDDAAFTAFRDFLERSYPGVHSTLEREVVGDHGLLFRWRGTNDALEPALMMGHFDVVPIDPATLEGWTHPPFAGTVDAGYIWGRGSFDDKLSVIGPLEAAEVLIAAGFRPTRTLYLWSGADEELGGREGAAVLAERFRAAGQRLALVLDEGGAVISGLVPGMERPMVAVGVAEKGSLSVELIVESEGGHSSMPVGDSTIGILAAAIGRLERNPMPARVEGYLGATFDAVTPHVSFPARVVLANQWLFGWPIKAVLSRQDRFSAMVRTTTAPTIFQAGVKQNVLPTHARAIVNFRIFPGDTGESVIEHVRRTVDDERVAIGAQSMRTEPSPVSKLDGPGGRLFAEAIHQSYGDVPIAPILIPGGTDARYFRDLSDAVFGFSGVRVGPEDVRRAHGIDERIRLDGFATGLDFYAKLLRILGEGN, encoded by the coding sequence ATGAAGCGCGTTTTCATCGGTCTCGGAGTCGCTGCTCTGATCCTCGTGTGTGTCGTCGTGGTGCGTGCGCTCCCGCATGCGGACGACGCTTCGCAAGCGGCCACGAGCGCGTCGCTCTTCGACGAGCAATCGAGCGCCGCAGCCGTCGAACGCTTCGCCGCGTCGCTTCGATTCGAGACGATCTCACACGCTCGAGAGTCCGGGATCGCTCGCGATGACGCGGCCTTCACGGCGTTCCGCGATTTCCTCGAGCGAAGCTATCCGGGCGTTCACTCGACGCTCGAACGCGAGGTCGTCGGCGATCACGGGCTGTTGTTTCGCTGGAGGGGTACGAACGACGCTCTCGAACCGGCGCTCATGATGGGTCACTTCGACGTCGTACCGATCGATCCCGCGACGCTCGAAGGCTGGACGCACCCGCCGTTCGCAGGGACGGTGGACGCGGGCTATATCTGGGGACGCGGATCTTTCGACGACAAGCTCAGCGTCATCGGACCGCTCGAAGCTGCCGAGGTGTTGATTGCAGCGGGCTTCCGGCCGACTCGAACGCTCTACCTGTGGAGCGGTGCGGATGAAGAACTCGGGGGCCGAGAAGGCGCGGCCGTTCTGGCGGAGCGCTTTCGCGCCGCCGGTCAGCGTCTGGCGCTCGTACTCGACGAGGGAGGCGCCGTCATCTCGGGACTGGTTCCGGGAATGGAGCGCCCGATGGTGGCCGTTGGTGTGGCCGAGAAGGGCTCCCTGAGTGTGGAGCTGATCGTAGAAAGCGAAGGTGGACACTCGTCCATGCCAGTCGGCGATTCGACGATCGGCATCCTCGCCGCCGCGATTGGTCGACTCGAGCGCAATCCCATGCCGGCGCGCGTCGAGGGCTACCTCGGAGCGACTTTCGACGCAGTGACTCCGCACGTCTCCTTTCCCGCACGAGTCGTCCTGGCGAATCAGTGGTTGTTCGGTTGGCCTATCAAGGCCGTTCTCTCGAGACAGGACCGCTTCTCTGCGATGGTGCGAACGACGACCGCACCGACGATCTTTCAAGCCGGTGTGAAGCAGAACGTGTTGCCGACGCACGCTCGCGCGATCGTGAACTTCCGCATCTTTCCCGGCGATACGGGAGAGTCGGTGATCGAGCACGTGCGGCGCACGGTAGACGACGAGCGCGTCGCGATCGGGGCCCAGAGCATGCGCACCGAGCCTTCGCCCGTTTCGAAGCTCGATGGCCCGGGGGGGCGACTCTTCGCTGAGGCGATCCATCAGTCCTACGGTGATGTACCGATCGCTCCCATTCTGATTCCCGGTGGCACCGATGCTCGCTACTTCCGCGACCTCAGCGATGCCGTCTTCGGATTTTCCGGCGTTCGCGTGGGTCCCGAAGACGTCCGCCGAGCTCACGGTATCGACGAGCGGATCCGTCTCGACGGATTCGCGACCGGTCTCGATTTCTACGCGAAGCTGCTGCGGATTCTAGGCGAGGGAAACTAA
- a CDS encoding AraC family transcriptional regulator, protein MASVPSSWVLRFAELLDEKGFSSDPILRHCAIDPGLLQKSEGRVTLAQFAALVTEALRVTGDHGLGLDYGLRGRISDFGILGYALLSARDLGQAIEFVSRYYAIFDPVISFEFESVPPYIQARAVESAPLGNFEIFAYEATLACTAAIAGVVLEEPVALSRLSLSYHEPPHSERYPAIFGCRPEFDAPHTSIQFAARHLEARLKFSNQEMAEICRHQCERLHAAKDQGNLVLQIREKLLETPGHFPAMADVAAALGMSVRSLRRHLSADGVTYQELFDQVRRDLALDYLKNSFLTVEQIAQLVGYGEAANFRKAFRRWTGKAPGEFRS, encoded by the coding sequence GTGGCGAGTGTTCCCAGTAGCTGGGTCCTGCGCTTCGCGGAACTACTGGACGAAAAAGGGTTTTCGTCCGATCCGATACTCCGACACTGCGCGATCGACCCCGGTCTTTTGCAGAAGAGCGAAGGCCGCGTGACGCTGGCTCAGTTCGCCGCATTGGTGACCGAGGCGCTGCGCGTCACGGGCGATCACGGTCTCGGCCTGGACTACGGTCTTCGAGGGCGAATTTCTGATTTCGGCATCCTGGGATACGCCCTGCTCAGCGCGCGGGATCTGGGCCAGGCGATCGAGTTCGTGAGCCGCTACTACGCGATCTTCGACCCGGTGATCAGCTTCGAGTTCGAGAGCGTGCCGCCGTACATCCAGGCGCGGGCGGTCGAATCCGCTCCCTTGGGAAACTTCGAGATCTTCGCCTATGAAGCCACTCTCGCCTGCACCGCTGCCATCGCAGGCGTGGTATTGGAAGAGCCGGTGGCTCTTTCGCGATTGAGCCTGAGCTACCACGAGCCACCGCACTCCGAACGTTACCCGGCCATATTCGGCTGCCGACCGGAATTCGATGCACCCCACACCAGCATTCAATTCGCGGCCCGCCATCTAGAGGCCAGGCTCAAGTTCTCCAACCAGGAGATGGCGGAGATCTGCCGTCATCAATGCGAGCGACTCCACGCCGCAAAGGACCAGGGCAACCTGGTCCTGCAGATTCGGGAAAAGCTGCTCGAAACCCCGGGCCACTTCCCGGCCATGGCGGATGTCGCAGCCGCTCTGGGCATGAGCGTACGCAGCTTGCGCCGACACCTGAGTGCAGACGGCGTGACCTATCAGGAGTTATTCGATCAGGTGAGAAGAGACCTGGCGCTGGACTACCTGAAAAACTCGTTCCTCACCGTCGAACAGATCGCTCAACTGGTGGGCTACGGCGAGGCCGCAAACTTCCGCAAGGCCTTTCGCAGGTGGACAGGCAAGGCTCCGGGCGAGTTTCGCAGCTGA
- a CDS encoding LL-diaminopimelate aminotransferase, with protein sequence MARINDNYLKLAAGYLFPEIGRRVKEVQDRNPQAKLIRLGIGDVVLPLPLAVRDAMHRAVDELGSEESFRGYGPDQGYDFLREAIVEHDYKALGVDVSVDEIFVSDGSKCDSGNIQEIFASDATLAVTDPVYPVYVDTNVMAGRTGAADDDGAYAGVLYLPCTEANGFNPELPSRPVDIVYLCYPNNPTGTCADRATLKCWVDWARENSAVILFDGAYEAYISDPEIPHSIFQIPGAREVAIEFRSYSKMAGFTGVRCGYVVVPRELVGRSASGENVELHSLWARRQATKFNGASYPVQVGASACYSDHGKKELRANIDYYMRNARLIREGMEAIGLTVYGAENAPYAWIKTPEGQGSWDLFDRLLNDAHVVGTPGAGFGASGEGFLRLSAFGKRDQVEEAIERIKQNLGD encoded by the coding sequence ATGGCCCGCATCAACGACAACTACCTGAAACTCGCCGCGGGTTATCTCTTTCCGGAAATCGGGCGGCGCGTGAAAGAAGTGCAGGACCGAAACCCCCAAGCCAAACTGATCCGTCTGGGCATCGGCGATGTGGTGCTGCCCTTGCCGCTGGCGGTGCGCGACGCCATGCATCGCGCCGTCGACGAACTGGGCAGCGAAGAGAGCTTCCGCGGCTACGGTCCCGACCAGGGCTACGATTTCCTGCGCGAAGCAATCGTAGAGCACGACTACAAGGCTCTGGGTGTAGACGTATCGGTCGACGAGATTTTCGTTTCCGATGGCTCGAAGTGCGACAGCGGAAACATCCAGGAGATTTTCGCCAGCGATGCGACGTTGGCGGTCACCGACCCGGTCTACCCGGTCTACGTCGACACCAACGTCATGGCGGGCCGCACCGGAGCGGCCGACGACGACGGAGCCTACGCAGGGGTCCTCTATCTTCCCTGCACCGAGGCCAATGGCTTCAATCCCGAACTGCCTTCACGGCCAGTCGACATCGTCTACCTGTGCTACCCGAACAATCCCACCGGCACCTGCGCCGATCGCGCGACCCTGAAATGCTGGGTCGATTGGGCGCGCGAGAATTCTGCGGTGATCCTCTTCGACGGTGCCTACGAGGCCTACATCAGCGACCCGGAAATTCCCCACTCGATTTTCCAGATCCCGGGCGCGCGCGAAGTCGCGATCGAGTTCCGCAGCTACTCGAAGATGGCCGGCTTTACCGGTGTGCGTTGCGGCTACGTCGTGGTACCGCGCGAACTGGTCGGCCGTTCGGCTTCGGGCGAGAACGTGGAACTTCACTCGCTCTGGGCCCGACGCCAGGCGACCAAATTCAATGGCGCGTCCTACCCGGTTCAGGTGGGAGCGAGTGCTTGCTATAGCGATCACGGCAAGAAGGAACTGCGCGCGAACATCGACTACTACATGCGCAACGCCCGGTTGATTCGCGAAGGCATGGAGGCGATCGGGCTCACGGTTTACGGAGCCGAGAACGCACCCTACGCCTGGATCAAGACTCCCGAAGGCCAGGGTTCCTGGGATCTGTTCGACCGGCTTTTGAACGACGCGCACGTGGTGGGAACCCCGGGCGCCGGTTTCGGCGCCTCGGGCGAGGGTTTCCTGCGCCTATCGGCTTTCGGCAAGCGCGATCAGGTCGAAGAGGCGATCGAACGCATCAAGCAGAACCTCGGCGACTGA